In a genomic window of Bacteroidetes bacterium SB0662_bin_6:
- a CDS encoding RagB/SusD family nutrient uptake outer membrane protein — protein MNVLRSMRTAVWISFLVFTWTGCADLVVENDNSPDKSQVLADPNDVVNLIGSSFLDFWRANVWQNGQMPLTAIADEYSYSWANFAGRHLSSEPRVAFDNSPTFAYADAMKEPWDNNYLAISNTSDALSIINQDESAFEEAAKLKAFARFIQGLCHGYIALRYDQGFTVDEDSDLTTLELKPYPEVMEFALQKLEESIAIANSNPFTIPAEDDWIFGLTVTNEDLVRLAHSFMARFIASVGRRPAERASTNWALVIQHAEQGITEDWAPVGNDSGELEWDPTKAWGQEGRSWSRADYRTIGPADKSGGFRNWLNQPVEDRSVFDIYTSDRRIVGPEDGMETIVAGEQRDRAGAHTAGTVLTYPQNSGTDFEYWGVPGPFPPSRGTYHYSSHTHKRYRAYLDNGNNGPMVQFKVTELDMLIAEGLLRTGGSTDRAAELINKTRVERGQLNPASGSDAVGSPDDDQSPMDDASLWAKLKHEKNIECYLAASGRAYFDKRGWGDLVPGSPLHFAVPGGELEVLQIPIYTFGGPGGEDAASKAGRGAYRTSNIYIERPK, from the coding sequence ATGAACGTGTTGCGCAGCATGCGGACCGCAGTATGGATTTCCTTTCTCGTCTTCACATGGACCGGATGTGCGGACCTGGTGGTCGAGAACGACAACAGCCCTGACAAAAGTCAGGTGCTGGCCGACCCCAACGATGTGGTCAATCTTATCGGGAGTTCCTTTCTCGACTTCTGGCGCGCCAATGTGTGGCAAAACGGGCAAATGCCCCTTACGGCAATCGCGGATGAATATTCCTATTCGTGGGCTAATTTTGCCGGACGGCATCTCTCTTCCGAGCCACGCGTTGCTTTCGACAACAGCCCGACATTCGCCTACGCCGACGCAATGAAGGAGCCCTGGGACAATAATTATCTGGCCATTTCGAATACCTCGGACGCGTTGTCTATCATCAACCAGGATGAGTCGGCATTCGAAGAAGCAGCCAAGCTCAAAGCGTTCGCCAGGTTTATCCAGGGTCTGTGCCATGGTTACATTGCACTGCGCTACGATCAGGGTTTTACGGTGGATGAAGATTCGGATTTGACTACGCTGGAGTTGAAACCCTACCCGGAGGTTATGGAGTTTGCCCTTCAAAAACTGGAAGAGTCAATCGCCATAGCTAACAGCAACCCCTTCACCATTCCTGCTGAAGACGACTGGATATTTGGGCTTACTGTCACCAATGAAGATCTGGTCCGACTGGCCCATTCCTTTATGGCGCGGTTTATTGCCTCGGTCGGACGGAGGCCTGCCGAGCGGGCAAGCACCAACTGGGCATTGGTAATACAGCATGCCGAACAGGGCATTACGGAGGACTGGGCCCCTGTAGGAAACGATTCGGGAGAACTCGAATGGGATCCGACCAAGGCATGGGGACAAGAAGGGCGTTCATGGTCTCGCGCAGATTATCGTACGATCGGCCCTGCGGACAAATCGGGAGGTTTCCGGAACTGGCTTAACCAACCGGTTGAAGATCGTAGCGTATTTGACATTTATACTTCGGACAGGCGCATCGTGGGGCCGGAAGACGGGATGGAAACCATCGTGGCGGGCGAGCAGCGTGACAGAGCGGGTGCTCATACAGCAGGAACCGTGCTCACCTACCCTCAGAACAGCGGAACCGACTTCGAATACTGGGGCGTTCCGGGTCCCTTTCCACCCTCTCGAGGCACCTACCACTATTCGTCCCACACACATAAGAGATACCGTGCATATCTGGACAACGGCAACAACGGTCCCATGGTCCAATTCAAAGTAACGGAACTGGATATGCTTATTGCCGAAGGGTTGCTGCGAACCGGAGGAAGTACTGACAGAGCAGCTGAACTCATCAATAAAACGCGTGTGGAGCGGGGCCAATTGAATCCTGCTTCAGGCTCAGACGCGGTCGGTAGCCCTGACGACGATCAGAGCCCTATGGATGACGCCAGTTTATGGGCAAAACTCAAACACGAAAAAAATATAGAATGCTATCTGGCCGCAAGCGGCAGAGCGTACTTTGACAAGCGTGGTTGGGGGGACCTGGTGCCAGGAAGCCCCCTTCATTTCGCCGTACCGGGCGGTGAACTTGAAGTGCTCCAGATACCCATCTATACCTTTGGAGGACCAGGAGGTGAGGATGCAGCTTCCAAGGCGGGCCGCGGCGCCTACCGCACAAGCAACATCTACATTGAGCGTCCCAAGTGA